Proteins encoded together in one Oceanobacillus iheyensis HTE831 window:
- a CDS encoding LysR family transcriptional regulator: protein MHLQDWEMLSTLYETENITQAAHQLFLTQPTLTSRIKKLEAYYGIQIIMRKRRGIAFTPEGEQLAHHAQQMLREQRKIEEKIDNMKNQVTGTLRVGVSNFFASNKMPKLLQLFKQEFPDVECQVVTGWSSEMHRLLLNHDVHISFIKGNYPWKERKQLLYEEEICIASPWEFTWEQLPQLPRIDYYTDDHMRMLVDNWWHQHYTQSPNITIHVNQVETCKEMVVHGLGYAVIANLVVRNNPELIVKPIIDEDNELIKRQTWMYYPEDALQMNVVRAFVNFIQTIDVKSL from the coding sequence ATGCATCTACAGGATTGGGAAATGTTATCTACTTTATATGAGACAGAAAATATAACGCAGGCTGCCCATCAATTGTTTTTAACACAGCCCACTCTTACATCACGAATAAAAAAATTAGAAGCATATTATGGCATACAAATTATTATGAGAAAACGTAGAGGGATTGCATTTACTCCTGAGGGAGAACAATTGGCACATCATGCTCAACAAATGTTAAGAGAACAGAGAAAAATCGAGGAAAAAATAGACAATATGAAAAATCAAGTTACAGGAACATTACGTGTAGGGGTTTCAAACTTTTTTGCATCCAATAAAATGCCTAAACTGCTTCAATTATTTAAACAAGAATTTCCTGATGTAGAGTGCCAGGTAGTTACTGGATGGAGCAGCGAAATGCATCGCTTGTTACTAAATCATGATGTACATATTAGTTTTATAAAAGGAAATTATCCATGGAAAGAGCGGAAACAATTATTGTATGAAGAAGAAATTTGCATCGCATCCCCTTGGGAATTTACTTGGGAACAGCTACCACAACTTCCTAGAATTGATTATTATACAGATGATCATATGCGAATGCTTGTTGATAATTGGTGGCATCAGCATTATACACAGAGTCCTAATATCACTATCCATGTGAATCAAGTTGAAACTTGCAAGGAAATGGTTGTACATGGCTTAGGATATGCAGTAATAGCTAATTTAGTAGTTAGAAATAACCCAGAATTAATTGTTAAACCAATCATAGATGAAGATAATGAACTAATTAAAAGACAGACATGGATGTATTACCCAGAAGATGCATTACAAATGAATGTTGTTCGTGCATTTGTTAATTTCATTCAGACGATTGATGTTAAGTCCTTATAG
- a CDS encoding PTS sugar transporter subunit IIB produces the protein MKIRLVCSAGMSTSMLVKKMEIAATEKEIEAEIDAIPESQLKNHLTDLDVVLIGPQVRYLENKIREFVEPKGIKVAVIDQMAYGLVQGDKVLEQAIKLKHS, from the coding sequence ATGAAAATTCGTCTCGTATGCTCTGCCGGAATGTCTACGTCCATGCTTGTGAAAAAAATGGAAATTGCAGCAACAGAGAAAGAAATAGAAGCAGAAATTGATGCTATTCCTGAATCACAATTAAAAAATCATTTAACAGATCTAGATGTTGTATTAATAGGCCCTCAAGTTCGTTATTTAGAGAATAAAATCCGTGAATTTGTTGAACCAAAAGGGATTAAAGTAGCCGTCATTGACCAGATGGCTTACGGCTTGGTTCAAGGAGATAAAGTATTAGAACAAGCGATAAAATTAAAACATTCTTAA
- a CDS encoding 6-phospho-beta-glucosidase: protein MALKLVIIGGGSSYTPEILEGIIQRQDTFPVNEIVLVDIEPGKDKLETIGNLGKRMIHQANANINLSWTLNRREALVNADFITTQIRVGGLQARSIDERIPLKHGFIGQETNGAGGIMKAFRTIPVLMEIAEDVQEICPDAWIVNFTNPAGIVTEALLNYSNHKKVIGVCNIPFNTQHSTAELLDVKPEEVLIEFIGLNHFIFGKKVLVSGKDRTEEVFDRLIHRETNYTPANIMPLDWSETFIQSTKLLPNPYHQYYFQTETVLEKDLQSYQENGTRAEVVQELEKSLFELYQQPNLKTKPKELEKRGGAFYSKVACSLMDSIYNNKNDVQTVNTQNNGTITDLPADAVIEVNCVITKDGPKPISIGKIPSPVKGIIQNMKAMEDLTIQAALSGNYQDAYNAFVMNPLIQDEKKAKVLLDELLEAHKAYLPQFKQ from the coding sequence ATGGCATTAAAACTCGTAATTATCGGTGGTGGTTCAAGTTACACTCCTGAAATTCTAGAAGGGATTATTCAACGACAGGATACCTTTCCTGTAAATGAGATTGTTCTCGTTGATATTGAACCAGGTAAAGACAAACTAGAAACCATAGGAAATCTAGGGAAACGGATGATTCATCAAGCGAATGCGAATATTAACCTTTCTTGGACATTGAACCGTAGAGAGGCATTAGTCAATGCAGATTTTATTACTACTCAAATTCGTGTTGGTGGCCTCCAAGCACGTTCAATAGATGAACGAATCCCCCTAAAACATGGTTTCATTGGACAGGAAACAAATGGCGCAGGCGGTATAATGAAAGCATTTCGAACGATACCAGTATTGATGGAGATTGCAGAAGATGTACAAGAAATTTGCCCGGATGCATGGATTGTAAACTTCACAAACCCGGCAGGAATCGTTACAGAAGCATTATTAAATTACTCTAATCATAAAAAAGTCATAGGTGTTTGTAATATCCCTTTTAATACTCAGCATTCCACTGCCGAACTATTAGATGTGAAACCTGAAGAGGTACTAATTGAATTTATCGGACTGAACCACTTTATTTTTGGAAAGAAGGTGCTTGTATCCGGCAAAGACCGAACGGAAGAAGTATTTGATCGTTTAATACATAGGGAAACCAATTATACACCTGCAAATATAATGCCGTTAGATTGGTCAGAAACATTTATTCAATCAACAAAACTACTACCTAATCCTTATCATCAATATTATTTCCAAACAGAGACGGTTCTTGAAAAAGATTTACAATCATATCAAGAAAATGGTACTCGAGCGGAAGTAGTACAAGAATTAGAAAAATCACTATTCGAATTATATCAACAACCTAATTTAAAAACGAAACCAAAAGAACTTGAAAAAAGAGGTGGAGCGTTCTATAGCAAAGTTGCATGTAGTTTGATGGATTCCATCTACAATAATAAGAACGATGTACAAACAGTGAATACACAAAATAATGGTACGATTACTGATTTACCAGCTGATGCAGTTATTGAAGTTAATTGTGTGATAACCAAAGATGGACCAAAACCGATTTCCATTGGTAAGATTCCTAGCCCAGTAAAAGGGATCATCCAAAATATGAAAGCAATGGAAGACCTCACTATTCAGGCTGCTTTATCGGGAAATTATCAAGATGCCTACAATGCGTTTGTTATGAATCCATTAATTCAAGACGAAAAAAAAGCAAAAGTGTTACTTGATGAACTTTTAGAAGCTCACAAAGCTTACCTACCACAATTTAAACAATAG
- a CDS encoding thiol-disulfide oxidoreductase DCC family protein: protein MHIILFDGECNVCDSSVQFILKRDQEGVFSFASLQSEAGKYLLEKYNIPRNTDSMVLVKENNDVKIKSNAVLDICRNLPFPWKLLYSLSIVPSSFRDKTYDWFSSNRFKWFGKKQQCKLPTPAERQRFIESVEDIK from the coding sequence TTGCATATAATCCTTTTTGATGGTGAATGTAATGTTTGTGATTCGAGTGTGCAGTTTATTCTAAAACGAGATCAAGAAGGTGTATTCTCTTTTGCCTCTCTACAAAGCGAAGCAGGTAAATATTTACTAGAAAAATATAACATCCCTCGTAATACAGACAGTATGGTACTTGTAAAAGAAAATAATGATGTCAAGATAAAATCAAATGCGGTACTAGATATTTGTAGAAATTTACCATTTCCATGGAAGTTATTATATTCACTTTCGATTGTTCCATCCTCTTTTCGAGACAAAACTTATGATTGGTTCTCCAGCAATCGATTTAAATGGTTCGGTAAAAAACAACAATGTAAACTCCCTACCCCTGCCGAAAGACAAAGATTTATCGAATCCGTAGAAGATATAAAATAA
- the chbG gene encoding chitin disaccharide deacetylase: MRVEINADDYGLTKGVTDGIIKAHRGGCVTSTTLMMNGLSVEYAVEQAKSNPALKVGIHLVLTWGRPISNDVASLVQSNGKFRYTSSYREMDPPSLADVEKEWRAQIEEFKKTGLTLNHIDSHHHIHAWSPLTDVIIKLAKEFEVPVRYADTLKDYPEICWTEKIWVQFYQDGVNDNLFEQLKEEKVRSLEIMTHPGFVDEDLKENSSYLFTREKEVDVLCSIQIPEWVE, from the coding sequence ATGAGGGTGGAGATTAATGCTGATGATTATGGCTTAACGAAAGGTGTTACCGACGGTATTATCAAAGCACATAGAGGAGGATGTGTTACATCAACTACACTTATGATGAATGGTTTATCTGTTGAATATGCTGTTGAACAAGCAAAAAGCAACCCTGCTTTAAAAGTGGGAATTCATCTCGTTTTAACTTGGGGGAGGCCAATTTCAAATGATGTTGCTTCTTTAGTGCAATCAAATGGTAAGTTTAGATATACGAGTAGTTACAGAGAAATGGATCCGCCTTCATTAGCTGATGTTGAAAAGGAATGGCGAGCTCAAATAGAAGAATTTAAAAAAACGGGTTTAACACTTAACCATATAGATAGTCATCATCACATTCATGCTTGGTCACCATTAACAGATGTTATTATAAAATTAGCGAAGGAATTTGAGGTACCTGTAAGGTATGCAGATACGCTAAAGGATTATCCAGAAATATGTTGGACAGAGAAGATATGGGTTCAATTTTATCAAGATGGAGTTAATGATAATCTGTTTGAACAGTTAAAAGAGGAAAAGGTTCGATCTTTAGAGATTATGACTCACCCAGGCTTTGTAGATGAAGATTTAAAAGAAAATAGTTCCTATCTGTTTACACGGGAGAAGGAAGTCGATGTTCTTTGTAGTATCCAAATTCCTGAATGGGTGGAATGA
- a CDS encoding carbon starvation CstA family protein, whose protein sequence is MITLFTAIILLIIAYFTYGKFIEKLFGPSDKRQTPAVSQNDGVDYLPMHKQKNALIQLLNIAGTGPIFGPIMGALFGPVAFLWIVIGSIFAGAVHDYLTGMISIRNRGAHIPQLAGKFLGSFSRHIVNAFSLLLLILVGTVFLTTPASLIDILLDGQVAFIYILAAILLYYFLSTILPIDKIIGRIYPFFGAILLIGTVLIGVALVFSDYKIPELTIQNMHPDNLPIFPILFFTITCGALSGFHATQSPIISRTTQKESQGRYIFYGMMIAEGIIAMIWAAAAMSIFDGQTLSQVIAEGTASAAVSEIAITLLGAVAGTIAVIGVIILPITSGDTAFRAARTIIADYLNINQKKVANRLMIAMPLFVIAYFLTTIDFNVLWRYFSWANQATAMLALWIATMYLYVKGKNFFVSMVPAIFMTYMVLVYILNAKIGFQLDLNISFIIGLVLTVILTILFFIKAKSNKKNNLQVDME, encoded by the coding sequence ATGATAACACTATTTACAGCGATTATTTTATTAATTATTGCATATTTTACGTATGGAAAATTTATAGAAAAGTTATTTGGACCGTCAGATAAGAGACAAACTCCAGCAGTATCACAGAATGATGGAGTAGATTACCTTCCAATGCATAAACAAAAAAATGCTTTAATTCAATTATTAAATATTGCCGGTACAGGACCAATATTCGGACCTATTATGGGGGCTTTATTTGGACCAGTTGCTTTTTTATGGATTGTCATTGGATCAATTTTCGCAGGAGCGGTGCATGACTATTTAACTGGTATGATTTCTATACGAAATCGTGGTGCACACATCCCGCAACTTGCAGGAAAGTTTTTAGGAAGCTTTTCAAGGCATATTGTTAATGCTTTTTCTCTTCTTTTATTAATCTTAGTTGGAACCGTTTTCTTAACTACTCCAGCTTCATTGATTGATATTTTACTAGATGGACAAGTTGCATTTATATATATATTAGCAGCTATTTTACTCTATTACTTTCTATCAACGATCTTACCAATTGATAAAATTATTGGTAGAATTTATCCCTTTTTTGGAGCAATCTTATTAATAGGAACAGTGTTAATTGGTGTAGCTCTAGTATTCTCGGATTATAAAATACCGGAACTGACAATTCAAAATATGCATCCTGATAACTTACCAATTTTCCCTATATTATTCTTTACGATTACCTGTGGGGCTTTATCTGGATTCCATGCAACACAATCTCCAATTATATCCAGAACAACCCAAAAAGAATCACAGGGGAGATATATATTTTATGGAATGATGATTGCAGAAGGAATTATTGCAATGATTTGGGCAGCGGCAGCGATGAGTATTTTTGATGGCCAAACACTAAGTCAAGTTATTGCAGAAGGAACAGCTTCAGCAGCTGTTAGTGAAATTGCTATTACTTTACTAGGTGCTGTTGCGGGTACGATAGCGGTAATTGGTGTGATTATTTTACCTATTACTTCAGGGGACACGGCATTTCGTGCAGCAAGAACTATTATTGCGGACTATTTAAATATTAACCAAAAGAAAGTTGCTAATCGTCTCATGATTGCTATGCCATTATTCGTTATCGCCTACTTCTTAACTACGATTGATTTTAATGTGCTATGGAGATATTTCTCTTGGGCAAACCAAGCAACAGCAATGCTTGCATTATGGATTGCAACAATGTATCTCTATGTAAAAGGGAAAAACTTCTTCGTATCCATGGTACCAGCCATTTTTATGACATACATGGTTCTTGTATATATCCTTAATGCGAAGATTGGATTCCAATTAGATTTGAATATATCCTTTATAATTGGACTTGTATTAACAGTAATCTTAACCATATTATTCTTTATTAAAGCAAAAAGTAATAAAAAGAATAACCTTCAAGTAGACATGGAGTAA
- a CDS encoding PTS sugar transporter subunit IIC: MNNKFMQKFIEIAGRIGSQRHLVAIRDGFVAIMPLIIIGSLAVLINSFPNFGNFSLVEMLNGIFGEGKWQVVGGSIWNGTFAVLGLLISFSIAYNLAKSYEIDGLSSGLISAAAFIMLVPTTGDGGLNIAWLGAQGLFVAIILSILATEFFRFLIKSNITIKMPEGVPEGVSRSFSALIPAIIILFLVGLFHALVSVFSGISIFEVIFNVIQEPLQGLGNTLPAAIVVAFLNHLLWFFGLHGTNIIGSVIEPVYLPLIERNADLFQNGMSAFDVPNVVTKPFLDTFVFMGGSGTTIALLIAIFIVIRHEKNHPYREVAKLSAPAGLFNINEPVIFGLPIVLNPIFLIPFILVPVTLTITSYFALSLGLVPKTVAILPWTTPPILSGYLVTGGSVRGIILQLINLTIAVLLYIPFIMAGVRSMKEKIGGQK, translated from the coding sequence ATGAATAACAAATTTATGCAGAAATTCATTGAAATAGCTGGTCGTATTGGTTCACAAAGACATTTAGTTGCCATACGTGATGGTTTCGTTGCTATTATGCCTTTAATTATTATTGGATCTTTAGCTGTATTAATCAATAGTTTCCCAAACTTCGGGAATTTTAGTCTAGTAGAAATGCTAAATGGTATATTTGGTGAAGGTAAATGGCAAGTAGTTGGAGGAAGCATATGGAATGGTACTTTCGCTGTATTAGGACTACTCATATCATTTTCTATCGCATATAATTTAGCTAAGTCCTATGAAATAGACGGTTTGTCATCAGGTCTAATTTCTGCTGCAGCTTTTATTATGCTCGTTCCGACGACAGGCGATGGAGGATTGAATATTGCTTGGCTAGGAGCACAAGGATTATTCGTCGCTATTATTCTATCTATATTAGCAACCGAATTCTTCCGTTTTCTCATTAAGTCGAATATTACCATTAAGATGCCAGAAGGTGTCCCCGAAGGTGTTTCTAGATCCTTTTCTGCTTTAATACCAGCAATTATTATTCTTTTCCTTGTTGGCTTATTCCATGCATTAGTTAGTGTTTTCTCTGGAATTAGTATATTTGAAGTCATATTCAATGTAATACAAGAGCCTCTACAAGGACTTGGGAATACCTTACCTGCAGCCATCGTAGTTGCCTTCTTAAATCATTTATTGTGGTTCTTTGGGCTTCACGGTACCAATATTATTGGATCAGTAATCGAACCGGTATATCTACCGCTGATTGAACGTAATGCAGATTTATTCCAAAATGGTATGTCCGCTTTTGATGTGCCAAATGTAGTAACAAAACCATTTTTAGATACATTTGTCTTTATGGGTGGATCTGGAACAACAATTGCTTTGCTAATTGCCATATTTATTGTTATCCGACATGAAAAAAACCATCCATATCGAGAGGTAGCAAAGTTATCAGCACCAGCTGGGTTGTTTAATATTAATGAACCAGTAATTTTTGGTTTGCCAATTGTATTAAATCCAATCTTTTTAATACCTTTTATTCTTGTACCTGTTACTTTAACCATAACTTCTTATTTTGCTTTGTCTTTAGGTCTTGTACCAAAAACCGTCGCCATACTTCCTTGGACGACTCCACCTATTTTAAGTGGATACCTTGTCACTGGAGGAAGTGTACGTGGAATCATATTACAGCTCATTAACTTAACCATAGCCGTACTATTATATATTCCATTTATTATGGCTGGTGTTCGTTCAATGAAAGAAAAGATCGGAGGGCAAAAATAA
- a CDS encoding thiamine pyrophosphate-binding protein, giving the protein MNQNGIDLNAAEAIVKGLRREEVKHIFCVPGESYLPVLNALYDEQDIQVISGRHEGGIAFMAEGYAKATKKPGIVMATRGVGASNLSIGVHTAHQDSTPMVVLLGQVSTKFRGREGFQEVDLESFFRPISKWAVEITDVLRIPEILAKAFRVAKTGRPGPVVISLPEDILYEQGEFTFRAPVSIPRPAPSIKEISMFQHFLQIAKKPLIIAGGGIRFSGAEDALLEFAESFQIPVMTAFRRHDVFPNNNDLYLGHLGLGITSEIREAVDEADVIFAFGTRLSEITTQDYSIITDEKRLVHIDISFETIGNIYSPDLGIVADIKEALLALKTINIDEVKGSGDFIWKEWAENRYTKQKESIKQLYQKQDIQSKIIGYLQQQLNHEFIITNDAGNFAGWLHTYFQFNHKNSYIGPTSGAMGYGVPSAIGAAIASPHKTVIALSGDGGFMMTAQELETAVRYKVGMLSLVFNNQMYGTIRMHQEIHYPKKVIATDLGNISFKSYIQSLGGKGYQVTSFQEFEHVYPIALEHAKHAPVVIEILTDREQISVSKKINDFHT; this is encoded by the coding sequence TTGAATCAAAATGGAATTGATTTAAATGCGGCAGAAGCTATTGTAAAAGGATTACGAAGAGAAGAAGTAAAGCATATTTTTTGTGTTCCGGGTGAAAGTTATCTTCCTGTATTAAACGCACTTTATGATGAGCAAGATATACAAGTCATTTCAGGTCGTCATGAAGGTGGTATTGCATTTATGGCAGAAGGATATGCAAAAGCTACAAAAAAACCGGGAATTGTTATGGCAACAAGAGGAGTGGGAGCAAGTAACCTATCCATTGGTGTACATACCGCTCATCAAGACTCTACTCCAATGGTTGTACTGTTAGGGCAAGTAAGTACAAAGTTTAGAGGGAGAGAAGGCTTTCAAGAAGTGGATTTAGAAAGTTTCTTTCGTCCAATATCTAAATGGGCGGTAGAAATAACCGATGTACTGCGCATACCTGAAATACTAGCTAAAGCTTTTCGAGTTGCAAAAACCGGTAGACCAGGACCAGTAGTAATCTCTCTACCGGAAGATATCCTTTACGAACAAGGAGAATTTACTTTTAGAGCACCTGTGAGTATTCCACGTCCGGCACCATCGATAAAAGAAATATCCATGTTTCAGCATTTTTTACAAATTGCAAAAAAACCATTGATTATCGCTGGAGGAGGTATTCGGTTTTCTGGTGCTGAAGATGCGCTTCTTGAATTTGCCGAATCATTTCAAATACCTGTGATGACAGCCTTTCGGAGGCATGATGTATTTCCAAACAATAATGATTTATATCTCGGACATTTAGGATTAGGTATTACATCCGAAATACGTGAAGCTGTAGATGAAGCAGATGTTATCTTTGCATTTGGTACAAGATTATCGGAAATTACGACACAGGATTATTCGATTATTACAGATGAAAAACGACTTGTCCATATTGATATATCTTTTGAAACGATAGGAAATATATATTCACCAGATTTAGGCATTGTCGCAGATATCAAAGAAGCTTTATTGGCATTAAAGACGATTAATATTGACGAGGTAAAGGGTTCAGGAGACTTTATTTGGAAAGAATGGGCAGAGAATAGATACACTAAACAAAAAGAATCGATAAAACAATTATATCAAAAACAGGATATTCAAAGTAAAATAATAGGTTATTTACAACAACAGTTAAACCATGAATTTATTATTACAAATGATGCGGGTAATTTTGCAGGTTGGCTACATACGTATTTCCAGTTTAACCATAAAAACTCTTATATTGGACCGACATCAGGAGCAATGGGGTATGGAGTACCTTCTGCAATTGGAGCTGCTATAGCAAGTCCACATAAAACGGTAATAGCATTATCTGGAGATGGCGGATTCATGATGACTGCACAAGAGTTAGAAACAGCAGTAAGATATAAGGTTGGTATGTTAAGTCTTGTTTTTAATAACCAGATGTATGGAACAATTCGAATGCATCAAGAAATACATTATCCAAAAAAAGTAATAGCAACAGACTTAGGAAATATTTCATTTAAATCGTATATTCAAAGTCTTGGAGGTAAAGGGTATCAAGTTACCAGCTTTCAAGAATTTGAACATGTCTATCCTATAGCACTCGAACATGCAAAACATGCACCTGTTGTCATTGAAATACTTACAGATCGCGAACAAATTAGTGTAAGTAAAAAAATAAATGACTTTCATACCTAA
- a CDS encoding DinB family protein yields the protein MKRVRGITLKSLEKIPEDLADHIPNTYKNNIRWNFGHIIVVQEKLVFGVMNEKLQIPTTFIEYFKPGTSPNDWNGTPPSFNELAKELTLQIDRIDNYAPYHLDEALPTPFINSSKMQFDTFSETLLFSFYHEALHMETIKRIYRLVK from the coding sequence ATGAAACGAGTACGTGGAATCACTTTAAAATCTCTAGAAAAAATTCCTGAAGACTTAGCTGATCATATCCCCAACACGTACAAGAATAATATTAGATGGAATTTTGGACATATAATAGTAGTTCAAGAAAAGCTTGTTTTTGGAGTTATGAATGAGAAACTACAAATCCCTACAACCTTTATCGAGTACTTTAAACCTGGTACTAGTCCGAATGATTGGAATGGGACACCACCTAGCTTTAATGAGTTAGCTAAAGAATTAACCCTTCAAATTGATAGAATTGACAACTATGCACCGTATCATCTTGACGAGGCGTTGCCTACACCTTTTATCAATAGTTCAAAAATGCAATTTGATACTTTTTCTGAGACACTATTGTTTAGTTTTTATCACGAAGCTCTTCATATGGAGACCATTAAGCGTATTTATCGACTTGTGAAATAA
- a CDS encoding GntR family transcriptional regulator: MEKNQSLHAYIKQELLQRIKTNQYKKGEKIPPELELCKDFNVSRTTVRTALNQLTLEGYLVRQQGSGTYVADEKVKQTLTQTVKRYSDQLAVQGKVSDINVLDISVIAADEMITSSLNVNIKDPIQRIERVRKANGQPTQYEIAFIPWSIASGITYTDAETSLYKSLKEKFNVFIAKTYENMEITFADDQICKYLECEPGLPCFYIETIAEDEEGRKIEFSKSFFRGDKTNFTIERTYPESN; encoded by the coding sequence ATGGAGAAAAACCAATCTTTACATGCTTATATTAAGCAGGAGCTGTTACAACGAATTAAGACTAATCAATACAAAAAAGGAGAAAAAATCCCACCTGAGTTAGAACTTTGCAAAGATTTTAATGTAAGCCGTACTACTGTTCGCACAGCGTTAAATCAACTTACACTAGAAGGTTACTTAGTTCGACAGCAAGGAAGTGGAACATATGTAGCTGATGAGAAAGTGAAGCAGACATTAACGCAGACTGTTAAACGATATAGTGATCAGTTAGCTGTTCAGGGGAAAGTGTCAGATATTAATGTATTAGATATTTCTGTTATTGCTGCTGATGAAATGATAACTTCCAGTCTGAATGTAAATATAAAAGACCCAATACAGCGAATTGAACGAGTACGTAAAGCAAATGGTCAGCCAACGCAGTATGAAATTGCGTTTATTCCTTGGTCCATTGCATCAGGAATTACTTACACAGATGCGGAAACTTCTTTATATAAATCGCTTAAGGAAAAGTTTAATGTTTTTATAGCTAAAACTTATGAAAATATGGAAATAACTTTTGCAGATGATCAAATTTGTAAATATCTTGAATGTGAACCTGGGCTTCCATGTTTTTACATAGAAACAATTGCAGAAGATGAAGAAGGAAGGAAAATAGAATTTTCAAAGTCATTTTTCCGTGGTGATAAGACTAACTTTACGATAGAACGAACTTATCCAGAATCAAATTAA
- a CDS encoding PTS lactose/cellobiose transporter subunit IIA encodes MATQQEELQMLSFQIILHAGNARSEAMEALQLARKGEFKEAELKLEAADKEFTEAHHIQTSLLQDEANGNSPDFSIILIHAQDHLMNALTVKDLAIEMIAMQKQIKKLEER; translated from the coding sequence ATGGCCACACAACAGGAAGAATTACAAATGCTTTCATTTCAAATTATATTACATGCTGGAAATGCCAGATCAGAAGCAATGGAAGCATTACAGCTTGCTAGAAAAGGAGAATTTAAAGAAGCAGAATTAAAATTAGAGGCTGCTGATAAAGAATTTACCGAAGCGCATCATATACAAACTTCCTTATTACAGGATGAAGCTAATGGAAACAGCCCTGACTTTTCTATAATTCTTATCCATGCTCAAGATCATTTAATGAATGCTCTTACAGTTAAAGATTTAGCAATCGAAATGATTGCAATGCAAAAACAAATAAAAAAATTGGAGGAGAGATAA